A segment of the Campylobacter showae CSUNSWCD genome:
CTTGTCCGCCAAACCCGCACCTTCGCGGCGTAAATTTATCTCCAAACGATATCAAGTTTAATCTCACGAAGTCATGTGTATCATAAACTATGAGAAGTTTTCATTCCCCCTAGTGATAGTTTGTACAAGGGAGGCTATGAAGGATATGCAGACATTTGGCAGATCGGTTTTAGTCTGCGAGTTTTACAAGAATTTTAGCGGGCAAACGATAGTCGCAAGCCGCACGCTAAATACTAAATTTATAGGCAAAAAAGAGCAGATGGACGATACTCTTTTTAACGATGAATTTAGAGTTTTTACAGACGACAAGGTCGAAGCAAGATATCTTTTGACGCCTGCGTTTATGAAGTGCTTGAGAGAGTTCAAGATAAAATTTGCAGGAGAGATGGGAGTGAGCGTGGCGTTTATGGATGATAAATTTTATCTATTTTTAAACGGAGCGAAAAACAAATTTGAGACGACGCTCTTTTCGCCGCCGCCGAGCCTTTATGACGTAAAGCAGATAAAAAAGGAAATTTCAGAACTTTTATCTATCATAGACGAGTTAAATTTACGCCTTGAGATTTTTAAGTGATGGCAAATTTGACGGCTGCGGTTTTTGCAGGCAAAGTTAAGGCGAGAATTTATGAATCAGCTAATATGCTAGTCGCTAGCCTTAATCCGTTTTTAGGCTTTTGATGATATAATTTCTCAAAAATAAGACTTTTGCGGTTTGAGGCGAGGTTTAAAAATCAGCAAATTTAATCAGCTTAAATTTAACGCCCCCAAAGCGCAAATACTCTAAAATTTATCAAAAAAGGAGCCAAAATGAAAACGCTAGTAGTTTTATCCCATCCAAATTTCGCCGCCTCTCGCCTAAACAAGGCGCTGGCAAACGCCGCTAAAAGCGCAGGCGCCCAGGTTCGCCACCTAGAGGGACTATATGGCACCGACGCCCTAAAAATCGATGTCGCGGCTGAACAAGAGGCGTTTTTGCGCACGGATCGCATCGTGTTTTTGTTTCCGATGATGGGCTTTAACGTGCCCTCCATGCTAAAGGCATACATCGACTACGTGCTTAGCCGCGGCTTTGCCTACGGCGATGGCGCGAAGATCGCGGGCAAACAGCTACAAATCGCCGTTAGCGCGGGTGGCGGACTGGGCGAATACTCCAAGCACGGCGCGATCAAATTTACCCTAAACGAGATTTTGCTGCCGCTTCAGTGCTGCGCGAACTTTTGCGAGCTCGTTTACGGACGGATTTTCGCTAGCTGCGGCGTGGAGCCGGGCGTGCCAGATAGCGCGATAGAGGCGCATGCAGCGAGATTTACGAAGCTCTTAAACGACGAGCTTGAAGAGCACGAATATCAAATTTAACGAAGCAAAATAGCGCGCTTGCGAGCTTAAATTTGCTTTTCTAGCGGCGATTTTCTGCGCGGAGTCGCCGCTTTTTCAAATTTAACCGCGTAAAATGCCCGCTTTGGTTTGAGCGAGCGGTTCGGCGTGTTTTTGACGCTTTTGCGTTGTAGTTTTTTGGGCGAGTTTTGCTAGGCGGCCCAGACCCGCACCTTTTTGGTGCGTTGCTTTGGGGCGGATGTATTTTACGGCGCGGATTGGTCAAATTTGCGGTATCGCAGAAAAGCTCGCGACCGTATCTTTTGCCGCGAGCGGTGATTTTGGTTTTATGAAATTTTTACGCATTGGGATTTGGCTTTAAATTTTGGTCGTTTTAAAACGGCGCAAATCCTTATAAATTCGGAGTTTTTATGATTTTTGGCAAGATTGATTATCTAAATTTGCTTCCTTTTCACGTATTTTTAAAGCGCTCGCGCCTAAGCTCGCAGGATAAAAAAATCATCGAATTTAAAAAGGGCGTGCCAAGCAAACTAAACCGTGATCTGCGCTGCCGAAGGATCGACGCTGCCGTGGTCTCAAGCATCGAAAGCCGCAAAAAACGCTATAAAAAAGTGAGTCTGGGTATCGTCGCAAAAGGCGACGTCAAAAGCGTACTCGTGCGAAAGGGCACCGCCGCGCGTCCCGACCCCGCGTCTGCGAGCTCAAACGCGCTAGCCGAAGTGCTGGGGCTTGAGGGCGAGGTGCTCATCGGCGACCGCGCGCTAAAGGCGTATCTGCGGGAGGGCGAGGAGACGTTTTTTGATTTGGGGCGGGCGTGGCGCGAGCGGACGGGCTTGCCGTTTGTTTTCGGGCGATTTTCCTGCGTGAAGGGGCGCGGCGCGTATGAGCGGCTGGCGCGCGAGTTTTTGCGAGCAAATATCAAAATCCCAAACTACATCCTCGCCAAATACGCCCAAACCAGAGGCATCAGCGCGGACGATATCAAATGGTATCTCAAATTTATCAGCTACGAAATCGGCGCGAAAGAGCAAAAGGCGTTGCGGATATTTTTCAAAGAAGTGCGAAAAAACGGGAGCACGGCGAAGCTTTTGGCGCGAGACGAGAAGTAAGCTCAAATTTACTCTAACGCGCCGCTTTTTAAATTTGCCTTTTTATCTCGGGCGACTTTCGCAGTCGCCTCAAATGCCGTAGTTTAAAGCCTAACCGCCGCATAGCGCTAAATTTTAATCACTTTAAGCGACGCATTTTTTAGAAGTTAACAATATTTGGTTAAATTTGAAATTTGGCAGGCAAATTTACGGTCGTTCTCGTCAAATTTACCCGCTTAAATTTAAATTTACGCCCGCCGCGAGCTCAAATTGTATTCGGCCGAATTTACCTTTTTACCTTCTCTATATGCCGAGCATTTGCCGCTTGTCTGCCTGTCCTTTTTTATAGCAAATATGGAATTGACTTTAGTTTGCTCGTTTGACCACGTTATAAACAATCTTGCGCTCTAAAAAGTTCTGTCTGGCTCGGCGCGATGTTTTTCTAATTTTCTTAGCCACAACTACGTAGGAATGTTTTTGTTTTGATGTTAGCTCCTAAATTTATCAAGGCATTAAAAGCGTTTATGCCATTTCTCAAGTTGTTTCGTCAAAAGCCTCAATCTCTTCTTTCGTTACGTATTTGCTTAGCTCTTAGCCTGGGATTATTTTGGTATCGGCGGTAACGGTGAAGTGAGTGGGCGAGACGGCTTTTTGTAAATAAAATTTACGAAATAGTAGCCAAAGGGCGGTTAAATTTGAGTGAAATTGGATGGGAAATTTGGAAAATGCGGGAGTAAATTTAGGCGGGTTAAAGAGGCTAAAAAATTGCGCCGAAAACGGACGGGTTTTTCTAGCTAAATTTAAAGCGCAAATTTGACGAGAAAACGGCCGCTCGGGCGACTCGGGCAAGTTAAATTTGCCTGCCGGCACGAGCCTAGCAAGCAAATTTAAGCGCGCAAGCCTCAGTCGTCGAACTCTTGCGAGATGACGGGCGAGAACTCCTCCCAGCGGAGTTTAGTTTTGGCCGTAGGCATCTTGCTTTGAAACGGTTCTTTTTTCATCGAGGCTACCGCAGCGCTGTCTCCGACCGGCGCAGGAGGAGCCTCCACGCCTAGCACCGCGCGCTCAAGCTCGATAAAATCGCGCAAGATAGCTGCGTAAGAGGCGAAAAAGTCCGCGTTTTTGTGAGAGGATAAAAATTTGATAAATTCGTCGATAAATTTATTCGTAACGTCCGTAAATAGCTTGCTGCTGATATCTGCAGCGCCGGCTGCTTCATCGCGCAAAAAAGTCGCCGTCGCTAAAAATATAAATCCGACGTAGTCCTCGCTGTCTTTGCAGACATTCGCGTCTCTGCGGTACGGGCTTAGCTTCAGGCACTCGATCACTCGCAGCCTAGCCGCGCCGTCGTCGCGCCCGTCCTCGTAAAACGAGGCGTTTAGCGGGATGTTGGAGTAAGAAAAGTCAAAAAGCACGTCGTTTTGCTCTCTAGCGAATTTCTCAAAGTCGAATTTTGCCAAATTTGCAAACGCGGCCTCGCTTTGGGGCGTAACTGGACTAGTCGCTAGGTAGGCTAGCTGCTCGCGCCAGCGGTTAAATTTGGTATCTTGCACGTGAAAAAACAGCGGATAGGCCAAAAACTCGTAAAAATACGCGCGCGCTTTAGTTAAGTTATTATCCATTTAAAACCTCTTCTCTCATTTGATCCATTTGCGCTTTTATCATTACTTTGGCTTTGCAGTCCGAGCAGCAGTACAGCGCTTTTATCTTGGCTTTATCGCCGTTAAATCTAGGCTCCATGATCGAGGCGATCTTCTCGACGGCCTTTTTGGTCGCAAACTCCTTGCCGCACTCGATACAGGCGAAAAGCTCGTCTCTGGCTAGCTCGCTAAACGTAAAGAAACTAGGCTCCAGATCGATCTTGCCCGGGCGTAAAAATATCGTGTCTTTTTCCGCGCAGCTAAGCTCGCAGTATCCGCACGCGGTGCAGACGCTCGGGTTAAAGAGGATGGAGTTTGTTTTCTTGTCCGCAACTAGTGCAGCGACGTTGCAGGCTCCCACGCAGCTTAGGCACAGCGT
Coding sequences within it:
- a CDS encoding MqnA/MqnD/SBP family protein, whose product is MIFGKIDYLNLLPFHVFLKRSRLSSQDKKIIEFKKGVPSKLNRDLRCRRIDAAVVSSIESRKKRYKKVSLGIVAKGDVKSVLVRKGTAARPDPASASSNALAEVLGLEGEVLIGDRALKAYLREGEETFFDLGRAWRERTGLPFVFGRFSCVKGRGAYERLAREFLRANIKIPNYILAKYAQTRGISADDIKWYLKFISYEIGAKEQKALRIFFKEVRKNGSTAKLLARDEK
- a CDS encoding NAD(P)H-dependent oxidoreductase, whose translation is MKTLVVLSHPNFAASRLNKALANAAKSAGAQVRHLEGLYGTDALKIDVAAEQEAFLRTDRIVFLFPMMGFNVPSMLKAYIDYVLSRGFAYGDGAKIAGKQLQIAVSAGGGLGEYSKHGAIKFTLNEILLPLQCCANFCELVYGRIFASCGVEPGVPDSAIEAHAARFTKLLNDELEEHEYQI
- a CDS encoding DUF3137 domain-containing protein produces the protein MKDMQTFGRSVLVCEFYKNFSGQTIVASRTLNTKFIGKKEQMDDTLFNDEFRVFTDDKVEARYLLTPAFMKCLREFKIKFAGEMGVSVAFMDDKFYLFLNGAKNKFETTLFSPPPSLYDVKQIKKEISELLSIIDELNLRLEIFK
- a CDS encoding TorD/DmsD family molecular chaperone — encoded protein: MDNNLTKARAYFYEFLAYPLFFHVQDTKFNRWREQLAYLATSPVTPQSEAAFANLAKFDFEKFAREQNDVLFDFSYSNIPLNASFYEDGRDDGAARLRVIECLKLSPYRRDANVCKDSEDYVGFIFLATATFLRDEAAGAADISSKLFTDVTNKFIDEFIKFLSSHKNADFFASYAAILRDFIELERAVLGVEAPPAPVGDSAAVASMKKEPFQSKMPTAKTKLRWEEFSPVISQEFDD